DNA sequence from the Leptospira limi genome:
GTTTTATTCACTCCAAAAAGAGGAGCAATATCAGAAGAATACACTCTTCCTCTTGCCCTTATGAATGTTCTCTCTTCAAACAAAAAGAAATCGAAGGTAGTTGTGAATCTTTCGACTTCTTTTTTAAATGAAGAGGTAACCTCTCGATTTGGCGGAGAGGTGATCCGAAGTAAAGTAGGTGAAGCAAATGTTGTGGAAGAAATGATCAAAACCAAAGCAGTGTTTGGTGGAGAAGGGAATGGTGGAATCATTGATCCAAACATTCCTTCCTTTGGTCGTGATACATTATCTGGCATTGCCCATATCCTAAACATTATGGCAGAAACTGGGAAGTCCATTGATGCACTTATGGATGAGTTACCGAACTTGTATATGGACAAACAGTCTTTCCCTTTGGTAAAAGGGATGTCATTAGAAACTTTATATGAAAAATTTCAATCTGAGTTTTCTCCAAAACTCATTTCAGATAAAGATGGATTGTGGATGTATGTTTCCGATTCTTGGATCCACATTCGGCCTTCCAATACGGAACCAATCTTTCGAGTTATTACAGAAACAAAATCCAAATCCGATTTGGAATCTACCTTAAAGAGGGTAAAACAATGTGTGGAATCGTAGGTTATTTAGGAAAAAGACAGGCATTACCTGTCATCATCAAAGGTCTTAAACGATTAGAGTACAGAGGTTATGATAGTGCCGGTGTTGCTCTGTTAAATGGCGGTTTAGAAATCGTCAAAAAAAAAGGAAAAGTTGCCGACTTAGAAACCGAAATCGGAAATCGAAAATTAGAAGCTAGCCTTGGAATTGGACACACTCGTTGGGCGACACATGGTGAACCTAATGATCGTAATGCGCACCCACATACAAGTTCGGATGGTAAGTTAGCCATCATTCATAATGGTATCATTGAAAATTACAGTTCCATCAAAAAAGAACTCGAAAGTAACGGCCACATTTTTAAGTCCGATACTGATTCTGAAGTCCTCATCCACTTAATTGAAGAAATCAAAAAACAAAACCAATGTAGCATCGAGGAAGCGGTTCGTCTTGCTTTAAACGAAGTTGTTGGTGCCTATGCAATTGTTGTTCTATCCAAAGACAATGAAAGGAGTATGATTGCCGCAAGAAAAGGATCACCCTTAGTTATTGGAATAGGTGAGGATGAATACTTTGTTGCGTCTGATGCAACGCCTATCATTGAATACACAAACAATGTTACCTATCTCAATGACCAAGAAATGGCTATCATCAAAGACGGAAGTTTGGTTGTTAAAAACTTAGAAAATGTAACCAAAACTCCTTTCATTCAAAAATTAGAATTGGATTTAGAAGACATTGAAAAGGGTGGTTACCCTCACTTCATGCTCAAAGAAATTTTTGAACAACCAAAATCAATCCAAGATGCTATGCGTGGAAGATTGGTTTCTCGGGAACACCATTTGTTCTTAAGTGGGATTGACCAATACTTAAATCGATTTCTAAATGCGGATCGATTGATATTGGTTGGTTGTGGAACATCTTGGCATGCTGGTCTCATCGGAGAGTATTTATTTGAAGACTTGGCACGGATTCCAACAGAAGTAGAATATGCATCAGAATTTCGTTACCGAAATCCAATTGTAACAGAAAGAGACGTGGTCATTGCAGTGTCTCAATCTGGAGAAACAGCAGATACTCTTGCAGCGATCGAATTAGCCAAGTCAAGAGGTGCTCTGATCTTTGGTGTTTGTAATGTTGTTGGTTCTTCCATTGCAAGGGCATCCCACGCAGGTGCTTATTTACATGCTGGACCTGAAATTGGAGTTGCTTCCACCAAAGCATTTACATCTCAAGTAACGATTCTTACGATGATGGCTTTGTATTTGGGATTAAAAAAAGGATCAATATCCTTGTCTGATTACCAAACACTTTTATTAGAGCTTGATTCCATCCCTGATAAAGTGGCAAAAATTTTAACCAAAGACGAAGAGATACGAAGTATTTCTGAACATTATTACCGTGCATCTAACTTTCTTTATTTGGGACGTGGGTTTAACTTCCCAGTTGCTTTGGAAGGTGCATTAAAGCTAAAAGAAATTTCCTATATCCATGCCGAAGGGTATCCTGCAGCAGAAATGAAACATGGCCCAATTGCACTCATAGATGAAGATATGCCTGTTGTCTTCATTGCCACAAAAGACAGTTCTTATGAAAAAGTGATCTCCAATATCCAAGAAGTAAAAGCAAGAAAAGGAAAAGTCATTGCAGTTGTTACAGAAGGAGATACAGAAATCAAAGGAATGGCAGACTTTACTTTCGAAATTCCGAAAACGGCAGATGCACTGGTTCCTTTACTCGCAGTCATTCCATTACAACTTTTATCTTACCACATAGCAATTCTTAGGGGATGTAATGTGGACCAACCTAGGAATTTAGCAAAATCTGTAACTGTGGAGTAAAATGTGAATCTCCTATTAGATGATTCCAAACGAAATCCTTCACTAGAACCACTTTCCAGGTTCCATTCTTTTTTTGAATGGAATTTGGGAGGGATGACACTTCTTGAAAAGTTAGAAAGAAAATACCCTGGTGCCAAAATCTATTACAAAGGTCCCAACGAAGAATTTGAAACATTAATTTTTAATCGTTATCCTCATGTAGTACCAGCTAACTTAGATTCATATGATTCTATTTATAGTGCAGACTCGTTTTTGCCTTGGGAGTTACTGGGGACAGTTACATCCATCATTGAGGACACACTTACCATCGAAAAAGAATGGAAACGTTTTAGGCAAAAATACAAAGCAAAACAATCTGGATTTCACATTGTAGGAAAAGACAAACATTTATACATCCATGCAGGTGCCACTGTGTATCCTGGTGTAGTTTTTGATACAACTCATGGACCAATCCTCATTGAAGATGGTGTCAAAATTTCCTCCTTTAGTTTTTTGGAAGGACCATTATTTGTTGGTAAAAATAGCCAGATTGACAATGCACGAATCACTGGTGGCACTTTAATCGGAAACCAATGCCGTATTGGTGGTGAAGTAGAAAATTCTATTATTTTGGATTATACCAATAAACACCATGAAGGTTTTTTGGGTCATAGTTTTGTTTCTAACTGGGTCAACTTAGGAGCCTTATCAACTACAAGTGATTTAAAAAATAATTATGGAATCGTAAAACTAAAAGTAGGTGATTCGGTGGTTAACACTGGAACAATTAAATTTGGTTCTATCATTGGTCCGTTTACGAAGTTGGCGATTGGTGTGATGTCTAACACAGGGACAGTTTTTGATGTTGCTAGTAATGTCGTTGAATCAAGGATACAAGGGTATGTCCCTCCTTTTACTTGGATCAAACCAGGTGGACGTTATCGACTTGAAGAATTTTTATTTGATACAAAAAAAATCATGGCTCGACGAAGTATAAATTTATTTGATTTTGAAGAATTGTATCTAAGAAAACTCTTTGGTAAGTGTACGGAGTGAAACATGACACCTAGTTTGTTGGCGCATATCAATTCCGGAAAATCTGTTGAAATTGATGGTTTAAGTTTT
Encoded proteins:
- the glmS gene encoding glutamine--fructose-6-phosphate transaminase (isomerizing), with product MCGIVGYLGKRQALPVIIKGLKRLEYRGYDSAGVALLNGGLEIVKKKGKVADLETEIGNRKLEASLGIGHTRWATHGEPNDRNAHPHTSSDGKLAIIHNGIIENYSSIKKELESNGHIFKSDTDSEVLIHLIEEIKKQNQCSIEEAVRLALNEVVGAYAIVVLSKDNERSMIAARKGSPLVIGIGEDEYFVASDATPIIEYTNNVTYLNDQEMAIIKDGSLVVKNLENVTKTPFIQKLELDLEDIEKGGYPHFMLKEIFEQPKSIQDAMRGRLVSREHHLFLSGIDQYLNRFLNADRLILVGCGTSWHAGLIGEYLFEDLARIPTEVEYASEFRYRNPIVTERDVVIAVSQSGETADTLAAIELAKSRGALIFGVCNVVGSSIARASHAGAYLHAGPEIGVASTKAFTSQVTILTMMALYLGLKKGSISLSDYQTLLLELDSIPDKVAKILTKDEEIRSISEHYYRASNFLYLGRGFNFPVALEGALKLKEISYIHAEGYPAAEMKHGPIALIDEDMPVVFIATKDSSYEKVISNIQEVKARKGKVIAVVTEGDTEIKGMADFTFEIPKTADALVPLLAVIPLQLLSYHIAILRGCNVDQPRNLAKSVTVE
- a CDS encoding GlmU family protein — its product is MNLLLDDSKRNPSLEPLSRFHSFFEWNLGGMTLLEKLERKYPGAKIYYKGPNEEFETLIFNRYPHVVPANLDSYDSIYSADSFLPWELLGTVTSIIEDTLTIEKEWKRFRQKYKAKQSGFHIVGKDKHLYIHAGATVYPGVVFDTTHGPILIEDGVKISSFSFLEGPLFVGKNSQIDNARITGGTLIGNQCRIGGEVENSIILDYTNKHHEGFLGHSFVSNWVNLGALSTTSDLKNNYGIVKLKVGDSVVNTGTIKFGSIIGPFTKLAIGVMSNTGTVFDVASNVVESRIQGYVPPFTWIKPGGRYRLEEFLFDTKKIMARRSINLFDFEELYLRKLFGKCTE